A single genomic interval of Zobellia nedashkovskayae harbors:
- a CDS encoding YaiO family outer membrane beta-barrel protein, with product MSFKTTSLFALCVFVGLWARSQDVAYNDPSTASFEEARILAYEGDFISANVMLTQLVKPDSKDHNARSLLASTYSWSEEYDKARDEFNILISSDKQDRSVWIASIKNELYANNNATAIGLANKALVYLKNDAEVERLKLIAEEGVANAEYPESGWFNQDDSVISKKEALLVSNENKSEIVKPEAIDTLVAKTPVAEEVFNNKISVSNSATVFDQRYDPIYYSSISFKRQTLAGSIIPRINYSNRSGANGVQYDLDFYPKFSKRFYAYLNYGYSSSSVYPEHKMGGDLYVNLPGAFEFSAGGRYISYETKNVSVISNSLGHYRGNYYFSLRSYITPLSDNLTKFSGNFLVRKYLKDAENYLGLNVGMGFSPELRQLTSGDQLLAETLLYVESQRVSLEYQFTGKKSPNIYRANVAATRQELAFASGKFFYGVSAGITYEVKF from the coding sequence ATGAGTTTTAAAACTACATCTTTGTTCGCATTATGCGTTTTCGTAGGCCTTTGGGCCCGCAGTCAGGATGTCGCATATAATGATCCCAGTACTGCAAGTTTTGAGGAAGCTCGTATTTTGGCTTATGAAGGGGATTTTATATCCGCTAACGTAATGTTGACCCAGTTAGTAAAGCCGGACTCTAAAGACCATAATGCTCGTTCCTTGTTAGCTAGCACCTATAGCTGGAGCGAAGAATATGATAAAGCCAGAGATGAGTTTAACATTCTAATTTCTTCAGATAAACAAGACAGAAGTGTCTGGATAGCTTCCATAAAGAACGAACTTTATGCTAACAACAACGCTACGGCAATTGGTTTGGCCAACAAAGCTTTGGTATATCTAAAAAATGATGCTGAGGTAGAAAGACTAAAATTGATTGCCGAAGAAGGGGTAGCTAATGCCGAATACCCAGAATCAGGATGGTTTAATCAAGACGATTCGGTAATTTCTAAAAAAGAAGCACTTTTGGTTAGCAATGAAAACAAATCTGAAATCGTAAAACCGGAAGCTATTGATACACTTGTTGCAAAAACACCTGTAGCAGAAGAGGTGTTTAATAATAAAATTTCCGTAAGCAATTCCGCAACGGTCTTTGACCAGAGGTATGATCCTATCTATTACTCTAGTATTTCATTTAAAAGACAAACGTTGGCGGGTAGTATTATACCTAGAATAAACTATAGTAATCGATCAGGTGCAAATGGTGTACAGTATGATTTAGATTTTTATCCAAAATTTTCAAAACGTTTTTATGCTTATTTAAATTATGGCTACTCAAGTTCATCAGTTTATCCAGAGCACAAAATGGGAGGGGACCTTTACGTGAATTTACCGGGTGCTTTTGAATTTTCAGCAGGAGGTCGCTACATCAGCTACGAAACCAAAAACGTTTCAGTTATCTCCAACTCTTTAGGACATTACAGAGGCAACTATTATTTTTCACTTCGTTCATATATTACACCATTGTCAGACAATCTAACCAAATTTTCTGGAAATTTTCTGGTACGTAAGTACTTGAAAGATGCGGAGAACTATTTGGGATTGAATGTGGGCATGGGCTTTTCGCCTGAGTTACGTCAGTTGACATCCGGAGATCAACTCTTGGCGGAGACCTTATTATATGTAGAGTCGCAAAGAGTAAGTTTAGAGTATCAGTTCACGGGAAAAAAGAGCCCGAATATTTATAGGGCCAATGTAGCGGCAACGAGGCAAGAGTTGGCATTCGCATCAGGTAAATTCTTTTACGGAGTTTCTGCAGGTATTACCTATGAGGTAAA